A genome region from Numida meleagris isolate 19003 breed g44 Domestic line chromosome 14, NumMel1.0, whole genome shotgun sequence includes the following:
- the TRMT2A gene encoding tRNA (uracil-5-)-methyltransferase homolog A — MEAAGAGPDVYGYTRADLFTSEIYKVEIQNLPKYIGFNDVKKFLAKYGLSPHKIKLLGKQTFAFVTFKSEEERDEAVRVLHGAAWKGRALGVRPAKPKADPMARKRRQEERNGDGDGAAEPLSKRIADVVTPLWAVPYEQQLAGKRRDCEQVLQKLAKEIGNTNRALLPWLFLQKQKYNRMCCPVEGVKASPLQTEYRNKCEFLIGIGVNQEDKTVGCRLGKYKGGTCAVVEPFDTIHIPAVAKKVVKVFQDYIRSTPYSVYSPETYEGHWKQLTVRTSRNGHIMAIVYFNPQKLSREELGELKAALAKHFTEGAGKDSGITSLYFVEEGQRKSPNLEDLPLEHVAGDKYIYEELLGLKFRISPHAFFQVNTQAAEVLYAAIREWAELSHESTVLDICCGTGTIGISLAKKVKKVIGIELCQEAVQDAKANAQINELSNIEFHCGKAEDIVPSLINVLAPQNLITIVDPPRAGLHSKVILAIRRAEQLKKLIYVSCNPRAAMNNFVDLCRAPSNRVKGAAFRPVKAMAVDLFPQTKHCELLILFERVEYANGSAAEAKPDAAQVTAEGNESECFDGSSPANADANQVASVAIETACKEEST; from the exons ATGGAGGCGGCCGGGGCCGGCCCCGACGTGTACGGGTACACCCGGGCGGACCTGTTCACCTCCGAGATCTACAAAGTGGAGATTCAGAACCTCCCGAAGTACATCGGGTTTAACGACGTGAAGAAGTTCCTCGCCAAGTACGGGCTGAGCCCGCACAAGATAAAGCTGCTCGGCAAGCAGACGTTCGCCTTCGTGACGTTCAAGAGCGAGGAGGAGAGGGACGAGGCCGTCAGGGTCCTCCACGGCGCCGCGTGGAAGGGCCGCGCCCTCGGCGTGCGTCCGGCCAAGCCCAAGGCCGACCCCATGGCGCGGAAGCGGCGGCAGGAGGAGCGGaacggggacggggacggggcCGCCGAGCCCCTGAGCAAGCGGATCGCCGACGTGGTCACCCCGCTGTGGGCCGTGCCCTACGAGCAGCAGCTGGCCGGGAAGCGGCGGGACTGCGAGcaggtgctgcagaagctgGCCAA GGAAATTGGAAATACcaacagagctctgctgccctggctgttcctgcagaagcagaagtacAACAGGATGTGCTGCCCGGTAGAGGGAGTGAAGGCCTCACCGTTACAG ACTGAATATCGCAACAAATGTGAGTTCTTGATTGGGATTGGTGTAAATCAAGAAGACAAAACTGTGGGTTGTCGTCTTGGCAAATACAAGGGCGGTACCTGTGCTGTAGTGGAGCCATTTGATACCATTCACATCCCTGCTGTTGCCAAAAAAGTAGTAAAAGTTTTTCAAGACTACATAAG GTCAACCCCTTACTCAGTTTACAGCCCAGAAACCTACGAAGGTCACTGGAAGCAGCTCACGGTCCGTACCAGCAGGAATGGCCACATCATGGCCATCGTTTACTTTAATCCACAG AAATTAAGCAGAGAAGAGCTAGGTGAGCTGAAAGCCGCCCTGGCCAAACACTTCACCGAAGGGGCGGGGAAGGACAGCGGCATTACTTCTCTGTACTTCGTGGAGGAAGGCCAAAG GAAATCTCCCAATCTAGAAGACTTGCCTTTGGAGCACGTGGCTGGCGATAAATACATCTATGAAGAACTTCTTGGCCTCAAATTTAGAATTTCTCCCCATGCATTTTTTCAA GTAAACACACAGGCTGCAGAAGTTCTGTACGCTGCCATTAGGGAGTGGGCAGAGTTGAGCCACGAGAGCACCGTGCTTGACATCTGCTGTGGTACTGGAACTATTGGGATTTCTTTGGCCAAG AAAGTGAAGAAAGTGATTGGAATTGAGCTCTGCCAAGAAGCTGTGCAGGATGCCAAAGCCAATGCCCAGATTAACG AACTGAGCAATATTGAATTTCACTGTGGGAAGGCTGAAGATATCGTTCCTTCCTTAATTAACGTATTAGCTCCCCAGAACCTGATTACTATTGTAGATCCACCTCGAGCAGGACTGC ATTCCAAGGTAATTCTTGCAATTAGAAGAGCTGAACAGCTGAAGAAGCTTATCTATGTGTCCTGCAATCCTAGAGCTGCAATGAATAACTTTGTGGA TCTTTGCCGAGCCCCTTCCAACCGAGTCAAAGGAGCCGCCTTCCGTCCCGTGAAAGCAATGGCTGTGGACCTCTTCCCTCAGACCAAGCACTGTGAGTTACTGATACTCTTTGAAAGGGTTGAATATGCAAACGGAAGCGCTGCTGAAGCAAAGCCTGATGCTGCTCAAGTCACAGCAGAAGGCAACGAGTCAGAGTGCTTCGATGGTAGCAGCCCAGCTAACGCTGATGCAAACCAGGTGGCTTCCGTAGCTATAGAGACAGCATGCAAAGAGGAGTCAACTTAA
- the TANGO2 gene encoding transport and Golgi organization protein 2 homolog, translating to MCIILFKFDPRPVSKNAYRLILAANRDEFYSRPSKSAGFWDSSNEILSGLDMEEGKEGGTWLGISKKGRMAALTNYMQPVTDKNAKGRGALVTNFLTSDLDCYSYLKKVSVEGHLYNGFNLIAADLNTTKGDVICYYGNKGEPEPVFLNPGIYGLSNCLLDTPWKKLQYGKQLFTEVINRSQDLAKEDLVQELLTVMNNQEPQLPDPAIEDQGKEYIRPILSQYAAVCVRCPHYGTRANTVLLLDSEGNVTFTERTMINEDVSQWKTSTYEFKLHM from the exons ATGTGCATCATTCTATTCAAATTTGATCCCCGGCCGGTTTCAAAAAATGCATACAG ACTTATTCTAGCAGCTAATAGAGATGAATTTTACAGCAGACCATCCAAATCAGCAGGTTTTTGGGACAGCAGCAATGAAATCCTTAGTG GTCTGGATatggaggagggaaaagaaggtGGGACGTGGCTGGGAATCAGTAAGAAAGGCAGGATGGCAGCCCTGACAAACTATATGCAGCCAGTGactgacaaaaatgcaaaaggaagag GTGCTCTTGTAACGAACTTCTTGACTTCAGATCTGGACTGTTACTCTTACTTGAAGAAAGTTTCAGTAGAAGGACACCTTTATAATGGATTTAATTTAATAGCAGCTGACTTGAA taccACCAAAGGAGATGTAATTTGCTACTATGGAAACAAAGGAGAACCAGAACCTGTTTTCTTAAATCCTG GAATATATGGACTGAGTAATTGTTTGTTGGATACACCGTGGAAGAAACTTCAGTATGGGAAACAGCTTTTCACAGAAGTCATCAACAGAAGTCAAGACCTTGCCAAAGAAGACTTGGTGCAGGAGCTCCTTACAGTGATGAATAATCAAGAGCC TCAATTACCTGATCCTGCAATTGAAGACCAAGGGAAGGAATACATTCGTCCTATATTGAGCCAGTATGCAGCTGTGTGTGTTCGTTGCCCACATTATGGAACAAG GGCGAACACGGTCCTTCTCCTTGATTCAGAAGGAAATGTCACTTTCACAGAGCGCACCATGATCAATGAGGACGTCAGCCAGTGGAAAACAAGCACCTATGAATTCAAACTGCACATGTAA
- the DGCR8 gene encoding microprocessor complex subunit DGCR8 isoform X2 produces the protein MEKYENVPPLPKEPAREMNVENHTCPPPLPPNEQPPPPPLQTSSDAEVMDVGSGGDGQSDTPAGDTHSICRTQLLTKGSACYKSRLIIDPNNSDQSPRTARHAPSVRKFTPDLKLLKDVKISVSFTESCKSKDRKVLYTGIEQDYKADTDFGINNVNGDLHVCPFGGSNGKAVGIGGENDDKKDDENDVDQEKRVEYAVLDELEDFTDNLMEIDEEGGGFTSKAIVQRDKVDEETMNYSYEDDFDNDVDALLEEGLRAPKTRRVENEKYGGESDHQSDGETSVQPMMTKIKTVLKSRGRPPTEPLPDGWIMTFHNSGIPVYLHRESRVVTWSRPYFLGTGSIRKHDPPLTSIPCLHYKKMKENEEREQNNDITPNGEVSPIKHIDKSSELDCQTEEPDSTAADSGPLDEKDTSGGDAAQGALGQVKAKVEVCKDESVDLEDFRRYLEKRFDFEQVTVKKFRTWAERRQFNREMKRKQAESERPILPANQKLITLSVQDAPTKKEFVINPNGKSEVCILHEYMQRVLKVRPVYNFFECENPSEPFGASVIIDGVTYGAGTASSKKLAKNKAARATLEILIPDFVKQTSEEKPKDSEELEYFNHISIEDSRVYELTSKAGLLSPYQILHECLKRNHGMGDTSIKFEVIPGKNQKSEYVMTCGKHTVRGWCKYRT, from the exons atggagaaatatgaaaatgtacCACCCCTCCCTAAAGAACCTGCAAGAGAAATGAATGTGGAGAATCACACTTGTCCCCCACCTCTGCCGCCTAATGAAcagcctccaccacctcccctgCAAACGTCCAGTGACGCAGAGGTAATGGACGTTGGCTCTGGTGGTGATGGACAGTCAGATACCCCTGCTGGGGACACGCACAGTATCTGCAGAACACAGCTTCTCACAAAGGGATCTGCCTGCTACAAAAGTCGTCTTATAATAGACCCTAACAATAGTGACCAAAGCCCAAGAACTGCTCGTCATGCACCTTCAGTTCGAAAGTTCACCCCAGATCTTAAGTTACTTAAAGATGTAAAGATTAGCGTTAGCTTTACGGAaagctgcaaaagcaaagaTAGGAAAGTTCTGTACACTGGAATTGAGCAGGATTATAAGGCAGATACAGATTTTGGTATTAATAATGTCAATGGGGATTTGCATGTTTGTCCTTTTGGTGGTAGTAATGGTAAAGCTGTAGGAATAGGGGGTGAAAATGATGACAAGAAGGATGATGAGAATGATGTTGATCAGGAAAAGAGAGTGGAATATGCAGTTCTGGATGAGCTAGAAGACTTTACCGACAACTTGATGGAAATAGATGAAGAAGGAGGAGGGTTCACATCTAAAGCAATCGTTCAAAGAGATAAAGTGGATGAAGAAACCATGAATTACTCATACGAG GATGACTTTGATAATGATGTGGATGCTCTGCTGGAAGAGGGTCTTCGTGCACCCAAAACAAGGAGAGTGGAAAACGAGAAATATGGTGGTGAAAGCGACCACCAGTCTGATGGAGAAACAAGTGTGCAGCCAATGATGACCAAAATTAAAACTGTTCTTAAAA GTCGTGGCCGCCCTCCTACAGAACCTTTACCAGATGGATGGATCATGACATTCCATAACTCAGGCATTCCTGTATATCTGCACAGAGAATCTAGAGTTGTTACCTGGTCTAGACCTTATTTCTTGGGAACAGGAAGCATAAGG AAACATGATCCTCCCCTTACTAGCATTCCCTGCTTGCAttataaaaaaatgaaggaaaatgaggaaagggaacaaaataaTGACATAACCCCAAATGGGGAAGTATCACCCATAAAGCACATAGATAAGTCTTCAGAACTGGATTGCCAAACAGAAGAACCAGATTCCACTGCTGCTGATTCTGGGCCTTTAGATGAAAAAGACACCTCAGGGGGAGATGCAGCACAAGGAGCCTTAGGACAAGTTAAGGCCAAAGTTGAAGTATGTAAAGATGAATCTGTAG ATCTGGAAGATTTTAGACGCTACCTTGAGAAGCGTTTTGACTTTGAACAagttactgtaaaaaaattTAGAACCTGGGCTGAGAGACGGCAATTCAATCGTGAGATGAAGCGGAAGCAGGCAGAATCTGAGCGGCCTATTCTGCCTGCCAATCAGAAACTCATTACCTTGTCTGTGCAAGATGCACCTACAAAGAAAG AATTTGTCATTAATCCCAATGGGAAATCCGAAGTTTGCATATTGCATGAATATATGCAACGAGTCCTAAAGGTTCGCCCTGTTTACAATTTCTTTGAATGTG AGAACCCAAGTGAGCCTTTCGGAGCCTCAGTGATTATTGATGGAGTAACTTACGGGGCAGGAACTGCCAGCAGCAAAAAGCTTGCCAAGAATAAAGCTG CTCGAGCTACACTGGAAATCCTTATTCCTGACTTTGTTAAACAAACCTCTGAAGAGAAGCCCAAAGACAGCGAAGAACTTGAG TATTTTAACCATATCAGTATTGAGGACTCACGGGTATATGAACTGACCAGCAAAGCTGGGCTCTTGTCTCCATATCAGATTCTCCATGAGTGCCTTAAAAG AAACCATGGAATGGGTGACACATCCATAAAATTTGAAGTGATTCCTGGTAAAAATCAGAAGAGTGAATATGTCATGACTTGTGGCAAGCACACAGTGCGAGGCTGGTGTAAGTACCGCACCTAG
- the DGCR8 gene encoding microprocessor complex subunit DGCR8 isoform X1 produces the protein MEKYENVPPLPKEPAREMNVENHTCPPPLPPNEQPPPPPLQTSSDAEVMDVGSGGDGQSDTPAGDTHSICRTQLLTKGSACYKSRLIIDPNNSDQSPRTARHAPSVRKFTPDLKLLKDVKISVSFTESCKSKDRKVLYTGIEQDYKADTDFGINNVNGDLHVCPFGGSNGKAVGIGGENDDKKDDENDVDQEKRVEYAVLDELEDFTDNLMEIDEEGGGFTSKAIVQRDKVDEETMNYSYEDDFDNDVDALLEEGLRAPKTRRVENEKYGGESDHQSDGETSVQPMMTKIKTVLKSRGRPPTEPLPDGWIMTFHNSGIPVYLHRESRVVTWSRPYFLGTGSIRKHDPPLTSIPCLHYKKMKENEEREQNNDITPNGEVSPIKHIDKSSELDCQTEEPDSTAADSGPLDEKDTSGGDAAQGALGQVKAKVEVCKDESVDLEDFRRYLEKRFDFEQVTVKKFRTWAERRQFNREMKRKQAESERPILPANQKLITLSVQDAPTKKEFVINPNGKSEVCILHEYMQRVLKVRPVYNFFECENPSEPFGASVIIDGVTYGAGTASSKKLAKNKAARATLEILIPDFVKQTSEEKPKDSEELEYFNHISIEDSRVYELTSKAGLLSPYQILHECLKRNHGMGDTSIKFEVIPGKNQKSEYVMTCGKHTVRGWCKNKRVGKQLASQKILQLLHPHVKNWGSLLRMYGRESSKMVKQETSDKSVIELQQYAKKNKPNLHILNKLQEEMKKLAQEREETRKKPKMTIVESAQPGSEPLCTVDV, from the exons atggagaaatatgaaaatgtacCACCCCTCCCTAAAGAACCTGCAAGAGAAATGAATGTGGAGAATCACACTTGTCCCCCACCTCTGCCGCCTAATGAAcagcctccaccacctcccctgCAAACGTCCAGTGACGCAGAGGTAATGGACGTTGGCTCTGGTGGTGATGGACAGTCAGATACCCCTGCTGGGGACACGCACAGTATCTGCAGAACACAGCTTCTCACAAAGGGATCTGCCTGCTACAAAAGTCGTCTTATAATAGACCCTAACAATAGTGACCAAAGCCCAAGAACTGCTCGTCATGCACCTTCAGTTCGAAAGTTCACCCCAGATCTTAAGTTACTTAAAGATGTAAAGATTAGCGTTAGCTTTACGGAaagctgcaaaagcaaagaTAGGAAAGTTCTGTACACTGGAATTGAGCAGGATTATAAGGCAGATACAGATTTTGGTATTAATAATGTCAATGGGGATTTGCATGTTTGTCCTTTTGGTGGTAGTAATGGTAAAGCTGTAGGAATAGGGGGTGAAAATGATGACAAGAAGGATGATGAGAATGATGTTGATCAGGAAAAGAGAGTGGAATATGCAGTTCTGGATGAGCTAGAAGACTTTACCGACAACTTGATGGAAATAGATGAAGAAGGAGGAGGGTTCACATCTAAAGCAATCGTTCAAAGAGATAAAGTGGATGAAGAAACCATGAATTACTCATACGAG GATGACTTTGATAATGATGTGGATGCTCTGCTGGAAGAGGGTCTTCGTGCACCCAAAACAAGGAGAGTGGAAAACGAGAAATATGGTGGTGAAAGCGACCACCAGTCTGATGGAGAAACAAGTGTGCAGCCAATGATGACCAAAATTAAAACTGTTCTTAAAA GTCGTGGCCGCCCTCCTACAGAACCTTTACCAGATGGATGGATCATGACATTCCATAACTCAGGCATTCCTGTATATCTGCACAGAGAATCTAGAGTTGTTACCTGGTCTAGACCTTATTTCTTGGGAACAGGAAGCATAAGG AAACATGATCCTCCCCTTACTAGCATTCCCTGCTTGCAttataaaaaaatgaaggaaaatgaggaaagggaacaaaataaTGACATAACCCCAAATGGGGAAGTATCACCCATAAAGCACATAGATAAGTCTTCAGAACTGGATTGCCAAACAGAAGAACCAGATTCCACTGCTGCTGATTCTGGGCCTTTAGATGAAAAAGACACCTCAGGGGGAGATGCAGCACAAGGAGCCTTAGGACAAGTTAAGGCCAAAGTTGAAGTATGTAAAGATGAATCTGTAG ATCTGGAAGATTTTAGACGCTACCTTGAGAAGCGTTTTGACTTTGAACAagttactgtaaaaaaattTAGAACCTGGGCTGAGAGACGGCAATTCAATCGTGAGATGAAGCGGAAGCAGGCAGAATCTGAGCGGCCTATTCTGCCTGCCAATCAGAAACTCATTACCTTGTCTGTGCAAGATGCACCTACAAAGAAAG AATTTGTCATTAATCCCAATGGGAAATCCGAAGTTTGCATATTGCATGAATATATGCAACGAGTCCTAAAGGTTCGCCCTGTTTACAATTTCTTTGAATGTG AGAACCCAAGTGAGCCTTTCGGAGCCTCAGTGATTATTGATGGAGTAACTTACGGGGCAGGAACTGCCAGCAGCAAAAAGCTTGCCAAGAATAAAGCTG CTCGAGCTACACTGGAAATCCTTATTCCTGACTTTGTTAAACAAACCTCTGAAGAGAAGCCCAAAGACAGCGAAGAACTTGAG TATTTTAACCATATCAGTATTGAGGACTCACGGGTATATGAACTGACCAGCAAAGCTGGGCTCTTGTCTCCATATCAGATTCTCCATGAGTGCCTTAAAAG AAACCATGGAATGGGTGACACATCCATAAAATTTGAAGTGATTCCTGGTAAAAATCAGAAGAGTGAATATGTCATGACTTGTGGCAAGCACACAGTGCGAGGCTGGT gcaaaaataaaagagtggGGAAACAATTAGCTTCACAGAAAATCCTACAGCTACTGCATCCACATGTGAAAAACTGGGGCTCCCTTTTGCGTATGTATGGTAGAGAGAGTAGCAAGATGGTCAAACAG GAGACCTCTGACAAAAGCGTGATAGAGCTTCAGCAGTATGCCAAAAAGAACAAGCCAAATCTGCACATCCTGAACAAGttacaggaagaaatgaaaaaactgGCACAAGAAAGA gAGGAAACGCGGAAGAAGCCCAAGATGACAATTGTGGAGTCGGCGCAGCCCGGCAGCGAACCGCTGTGCACTGTTGATGTCTAA